ACTACATATCCATGCTTCCCAGTTACCTTGCTATTAGCTTCCTTCCACGCTATTATAGGCTTAAAACCTTCTTCAATTACTCTATAAAATGGATATAGAACTTCTATGTCCTCAAATTCTTCTCCTACTAAAAATAAGACTTTTTTGTTTTCCATATGTGAATTAATGGGAAAAGTAAAAAAAGATTTCCTTCTTTATCCTTGCTCCAACTGCTCCTTGATAATACTCTCTATCTCGTCAGTCCTAAAACCACTCCTAACAGCAAGATAATGAAATATTAAACCAATAATAGCAGCTACAATGGTATCATACGGGAAGGGTATTGGAGCAGAACTCCCTAAAGGACCGAAACCACCAAAGAAACTAATAACATAAACAACTAATATTAAGCCAATTAACCAAAAGCCACTCCTAATGTACTGTCTACCCTTACCATTAACACTAACATAACCAACAACAGTAGGAATAACAAGCATACCAAGAAACCCAAGAAAATAAAGAATAAAACTCCTAACTAAATCACCTAGACTAGCAGAAGAAGCACTAATAATGTTAACATAGCCAAAATACGTTAAACCAATATTGGCTAATAACTGAGCGATACCTAAACCAATACCCAGCCCATAATTCATCTTTAACTCTCTAACGGCATAATACATCCAAAAGATAGGAACACCCATAAATAAAGCAGACAAAACATAAAACAAAGTAGTGAAACCAGACCAATAAACAATCAACAAGGCAGCTAAAGTAGCAATAGGAGCAATAATACTAGCAGCAGGAATCCTAACAGTCCTCCTCAAATCGGGAGCAGTTCTCCTTAAAGTCTGCAAACCAATACCACCCATAATATAAGTAAAAACTGTAGCAGATGATATGAAACCTACTAATAAGTACCAGCTTGGGAAAGGTAAGAGAAACAGGAAGCCTAAGATTAATGATGCTATTAAAGACCAGAGAGGAATCCTATGTTTATTCAATTTTAAGAAGAATTGAGGGAAGTAGCCATCTGCAGCAATACCATAGAAAGTCCTAGTAGTAGTACCAGTATATATTAATCCAGTACCGCTTGGTGATACTACTGCATCTATTAATAATACGTACCCCCAATATATTAGTATTGCTATTCCTAATGCCTTTCCAGCTGCTTCTATTTCACTGTAGAATGGTCCAGATGCCCAAGAGCTTGATAATAGTGCTGACCAATTACCTGGGGCTATTCCTGCAGAACTCCAATTTATTGCCCCTATAAATGAAACTTGAAGCATAGTATAGATTATAATTGCTATAAGTAAGGCTAATATTACCGCTCTCCCTACATCTTTTTGCGGGTTCTTTGCCTCTCCAGAGTATTCTACTGCCTGTCTGAATCCTAGATAGGAAAATACTATTCCCGCAGAAGGTATTGCGTATAGCATAGCGGAAGGACCTATTATTCCGCTTGATGCGTCTGCTACTGTACTTGGGAATAGCCCTCCGTATGTGGTGAAGTTTTTCGCGTTGAATGCTAGTAGTAATAATATAAATGTTAATGTTGGTATTACTAGTTTCCATGCCGTAATTCCAGTATTTGTCTTACCTAATACTTTTATTCCGAAGTAATTTATAAAGAAGAAGGCTATTAATAATATTGTTGCTAAGCCTACACCAGGTAATGTAAGTACTGTTACACCATTTACTGTAGTCTCCAATATGCTAGTTAACTTAGGACTTATACTGGTAATATACTCTATTGCGGCAGCAGCTTCAATAGCTGGTACTGTCATCGCTGATAATAAATAGAGAAATCCTAGTATATATCCCGTGTAACTTCCATGCGTGTAATGTGGATATCTAACTATTCCACCACTTTTAGGTACTGCACTTCCTAATTCAGCATAAGCTAGTCCTACAAACATTACTAGTATTCCGCCTATTATCCATGCTAATACTGCTGAAGGTCCAGATATTGCCGCAGCATCTAATGAAGCAAATAACCATCCAGAACCTATTATTCCTCCTAATGATAAAAACGTTAAATCTAGTAGATTTAGTTCTTTCCTTAATAGTTTATCAGATTCTGCTGCAGAAACTTTACTTCCCTGTGCCATATTACTTATTTGATATAAATCTTTTTAAATTTTACCTTGATTTGCTATATCTTTTATTTTAGATTTACCAAAGATTTGCTATACTTTTTAAAGTCCAGCATCCTGGTACTTACATATTATAACAGATTTTCTTAACTATTTATTATAATAACTATAATAAGTATTAAATTAGATTGTGTTATGCTGAAATATATTATGATTCGTAAAGTTGAGTATAAAGTTTTAATAACTTTCTGTTAGTTAGGTAATCTGATAACAAGGTGGGCTATAAATGGTTGTGAAAATAACCTTCTTTCATGACGTGTTATGTCCTTTCTGTTTCGTGACATCAAGGAGATTGAGAAAAGTCGTAAAAGAGTTCGGTAATGAGGTAATAGTTAAGCATAAAGCGTTTATGATAATATCTTCTTTAGAAGACTTAAAGGCTGCTGCGCCTACTGAGGAAGAGGCTAGAGAGATATTTAAACAAGAGTTTTCAATTATAAAAAGATACTATCCAGATTATGATCCAGAAAAGGTCATAAATAAAGGTAAGATAACTTGGGTTTGGTCCCTTCCCCCATTAATGGCATGTAAGGCTGCAGAATATCAAAAAGGAGATAACGGTTACTGGGATTATTTTGATAAGGCTCAAGAAAAGTTCTTCCTTGAAGGAGAGAATATTAATGATGATAATGTACTAATTCAGATAGCTAAGGAAGTTGGTCTTAATATAGATAAATTTAAAGAGGACTTTAAGTCTAAAAAGACTAGAATGTCTGTTTATGAAGATGAGGCAGAAGCTCATGCTATGGGGATTAGGGGAGTACCAGCACTTTTAATAAATGATTATTGGCTAATCAGAGGTGTTCAGGATGAGGATTATCTTAAAAGTGTTATAGAGGACTTGCTAACTAATGGTGGAGAGCCAAAGAAAGTTAAACTAAAAGCTTATTGGGAGGCTTATCAATAAATTTAATTGATGAGCAAGAAAGTAAAGGAATTAATGTCAACTCCAGTTTTTCAAGTTGAAGGGAATACCTCACTTCAAGAAGTATGTAAACTTATGTTAGAAAGGGGAGTAGGTTCAGTTATTGTGACAGAACAAGGAATTCCTAAGGGCATATTCACGGATAGGGATGCTGTTAGGGCTATAGCTATGGGTATGAATTCTAATGATGAAGTTAGATTAGTTTCAACAATGGGTAATTTAATTGTTGTAGATGAAGATACTGACGTTTTTGAGGCGTTAAAGATTATGGCTATGAATAAGATAAGGCATTTGCCAGTTAAGGATAAGAATGGTAATATAATAGGAATGTTCGCGATTACAGACTTCCATAAAGTTTATGGTTAAAAGAATTCCAGTTAAAAATATTTACTTGGAGACATATACGCTAATATTGTGAAAATTGGTTATCTTACTGACTCTAACGGAAGGCTAACAAATCTCGCTAATGCGATCAGACTTGAAATAGTAGACGGTGCTAAAGAGATCATACCATTAGCGTATGGTAAACTTTCTGATATTCCTAGATTAGATATTTTAGTTGGAAAGAATTTTTTACAAGGTGAAATACTTTTTCTCAGAAATTATGCGGAGTTTTTAATAGATGGAGATAGGCTAGCTAGTGTTAGGCCAATAAAAATTCCTCTAAAATTTAATGCACAAAAGGCAATTTATTTGGGATTAATAGATAATAGAGGAGACGTAATCTCGCTTAAGGACGTCTCATTTACGTTTCCTTTCCCCTTTAGGGATTCCTCTTTTAATTCTGCAATAATTTTTGAAATCTTGGACCTTGATGTGATACGAGAGGTAAGTAGAATTTTAAAACCAGCTTCTAAGGCTTATATGGTTTTAAGGGACGAAATTTTTGGTGGAGTTAACCCATTAGAAGGTGTAAAAAGATTTTCAGCAAAGTTTAAAATTGTCATGGTAAAGGAAGCTGAAGGTTTTTGGATTATAGAGGGTATAAAAATTAAATAAGTTAATTACGAGATAAAATATATATGAATCTTATATGTGTATAATATCTTATGGATAGCAAACTGATTACTTTAGAGGAAGCAGTAAAGCTAGTAAAAAACGGGGATTCGATAACAATAAGTGGTATATCTATTCATAGGAACCCCATGGCCTTTATTTATGCTTTAGTAAAGGAGGGAATAAGGGATTTATATTTCATAGATAGAGAACCGGGTTTTGGGTTAGAAGTTCTACTTAAGTATGGTGCTGTAAGGAAGTTACGAATTGCTATGTCAACCTTGGAATGGTTCTCAAGTATACCAAAAAATTTTAGAAAAATGATTGAAAATAAAGAGGTAGAACTTTTAGAAGATACTTGCGGGGCATTTATAGCTGGTATAAGGGCAGGGGCTTTTGGAATTCCCTTTATGCCAGTTAGGGGAATTTTAGGTTCTGACTTAGTTAAGTTGCACGAAAAAGCAGGTACTTGGAAAGTTATAGAGGACCCCTTCAGTGGAGAAAAAATAGTTTTAGTTAAGGCAATTATCCCAGATGTTGCAATAATCCACGTAAATAGAGCGGATGAGGAGGGTAACGCTGAAATTATTGGGCCGTTATATGAGGATGTATATAAGGCTAAGGCTTCAAAGAAGGTCATTATAACAGCTGAGGAAATAGTTCCTAAGTCCTATTTCTATGGCAAAAGACCTACTATTAACGCTGAATATGTTACCGCAGTAGTCCACGCACCTAAGGGTGCAGAACCTACAAGCATGTTTCCATTGTATGATGCAGATTACGAAAGAATTATAGAATTTCTAGGGCACTTCTAAGTTCATAAGGGTCTACTGAATTTATAAATTCCAAATCTTTCTCATTTATTTCAATTTTAATCATATATCCTTTTTCTACTTCAAATTCAGTATTTTCCTTGACTTGTTCATAAGATGTGAAGGGATAAACGTAATCTAAATACCATTTCTTGTCTTTTCTATCGTACCTTAAAACGCCTAAATTTGTAACTACAAATACTTTATTATTTGAGAATTTAGCAGTGCCAGTTACAAAATCCACTCTTTTTACCAGGCTTCTTTTAGAATGTTTTAAATTCCATAAAATTGCCTTTTTTACTAAGGGAAATATGAACGCTGTAGCAGCCCCTCCTGGCAATCTCACCTTAGGATTCTCGTAGTCACCTATTACCGATAAATTAATATTAGTTTCCTCATCTATCTGTGCCGGTCCTAAAAACATTACGTCCAATTTTCCTTTTTGTGCGAGATCAAAGGAATCTGCTGTTATCATTACTGGTGAGGATTCTAAAAAGAACGGATTTCCAGTTGAGGGAGAGAGGGTAACCCTAACTGGGTTTTCCGCTTCTGCGACTCCAATTATTCTTATCTTTTTCTTATATAGATCTCTAGCCATAAAGGTTCCTATTAAGGCTGGTACTGAATTTAACCCTATGTAAACTAGCTCTCCATCCTCTAATAACGTGGATATAGCTTTTATTACGTAATCTATCGTATATGCTTTCATTGATTAATTTTAAGTTTCCATCCTATTAAATTATATTATATGGTTAGAGTTTACAAGATAGGCGAGTATTATATAGCTGGAGTTGAACACGTAATTCATGGTTACTTGCAAGATGTTGTTTTTATATATAAGAATAATAATAATTGGGTTAGTGTAAGTGCTGAGAGGTTTAGGACTAACGATCCAAATATAAATAAGGTTAAAGAGGCTGTAAAATATGCAACTCATGAGGACGATCTTGTGAAAGCTATAGAAAGTTTAAGAAGTAATGGGATAAAGATTGATGAAGTTCAAAATATACCATTTCCTAGGAAATTAATTGAGGGTAAAAAGAAGATTCAAGAAGAATTTGATTAAATGTTACAATATTATAATTTATCTTTAAATTTACTTTTCTTTAAAGCCATTCTAAGTATTTTATCGTTTGCCTTTAGCCAATTTTTTAGATAACTAATCGTAGAAGTGTCAAGCTTTTCTAACTTGTTTATATCCCTAACTAATCTGTTTAACTTATCAGCATTTGATTGACTTGATATAATTGCCTCCTCTAGACTTTTTCCGCTAATTACCTTCAATATTATTTCTATAATTTTATTTATCCTATCGGGTACACCTACTATTGAATCCTTAAGTAAAATTTTAACTTGTGGTAGATCTTCATAACCATATTTTCTAGCTAATTCATAAGTTGCATTCTTTAATCTTCTACCCTTATCTACAATTCCCCCAATGATAAACACTCTGGAGTTTCTAATAATGTCTTCATTAGCCACAATGTCACCGTAAGGATTTAGGACGATTGCTTTTTCTTTAGGGATAGAATCTATGTAACTAACCTTATTTTTACCTTCCAATTTGAATGATGAAGGGGCATGTATCAGCTTTAAGTTATAATCGGACAAATATTCTCTAATAGTGTTAATGGATAGCATTATTTGTTCCTTAAGGCTAACCTTTTCTTCTTCTATTTGATTTTCATAAAATCCTAAATCTATTATAAATTGAGGCTCTAAAGGTATTATATCCTCACTTATTTTTATCTCTCCATTTTTTAATATTACGTAATCCGTAAACGTATCACCCTTACCTTTTAATATTTTTATGTTTTCCTCCTCAGTGACGAATTTACCGTAATCTCCTTTTTTTGACAATCCATAATTATAAATTAACATATTTATAGCAATCGATTGCAAATACCCTG
The genomic region above belongs to Saccharolobus caldissimus and contains:
- a CDS encoding APC family permease; translation: MAQGSKVSAAESDKLLRKELNLLDLTFLSLGGIIGSGWLFASLDAAAISGPSAVLAWIIGGILVMFVGLAYAELGSAVPKSGGIVRYPHYTHGSYTGYILGFLYLLSAMTVPAIEAAAAIEYITSISPKLTSILETTVNGVTVLTLPGVGLATILLIAFFFINYFGIKVLGKTNTGITAWKLVIPTLTFILLLLAFNAKNFTTYGGLFPSTVADASSGIIGPSAMLYAIPSAGIVFSYLGFRQAVEYSGEAKNPQKDVGRAVILALLIAIIIYTMLQVSFIGAINWSSAGIAPGNWSALLSSSWASGPFYSEIEAAGKALGIAILIYWGYVLLIDAVVSPSGTGLIYTGTTTRTFYGIAADGYFPQFFLKLNKHRIPLWSLIASLILGFLFLLPFPSWYLLVGFISSATVFTYIMGGIGLQTLRRTAPDLRRTVRIPAASIIAPIATLAALLIVYWSGFTTLFYVLSALFMGVPIFWMYYAVRELKMNYGLGIGLGIAQLLANIGLTYFGYVNIISASSASLGDLVRSFILYFLGFLGMLVIPTVVGYVSVNGKGRQYIRSGFWLIGLILVVYVISFFGGFGPLGSSAPIPFPYDTIVAAIIGLIFHYLAVRSGFRTDEIESIIKEQLEQG
- a CDS encoding DsbA family oxidoreductase, yielding MVVKITFFHDVLCPFCFVTSRRLRKVVKEFGNEVIVKHKAFMIISSLEDLKAAAPTEEEAREIFKQEFSIIKRYYPDYDPEKVINKGKITWVWSLPPLMACKAAEYQKGDNGYWDYFDKAQEKFFLEGENINDDNVLIQIAKEVGLNIDKFKEDFKSKKTRMSVYEDEAEAHAMGIRGVPALLINDYWLIRGVQDEDYLKSVIEDLLTNGGEPKKVKLKAYWEAYQ
- a CDS encoding CBS domain-containing protein, whose protein sequence is MSKKVKELMSTPVFQVEGNTSLQEVCKLMLERGVGSVIVTEQGIPKGIFTDRDAVRAIAMGMNSNDEVRLVSTMGNLIVVDEDTDVFEALKIMAMNKIRHLPVKDKNGNIIGMFAITDFHKVYG
- a CDS encoding CoA transferase subunit A, producing MDSKLITLEEAVKLVKNGDSITISGISIHRNPMAFIYALVKEGIRDLYFIDREPGFGLEVLLKYGAVRKLRIAMSTLEWFSSIPKNFRKMIENKEVELLEDTCGAFIAGIRAGAFGIPFMPVRGILGSDLVKLHEKAGTWKVIEDPFSGEKIVLVKAIIPDVAIIHVNRADEEGNAEIIGPLYEDVYKAKASKKVIITAEEIVPKSYFYGKRPTINAEYVTAVVHAPKGAEPTSMFPLYDADYERIIEFLGHF
- a CDS encoding CoA-transferase subunit beta, with product MKAYTIDYVIKAISTLLEDGELVYIGLNSVPALIGTFMARDLYKKKIRIIGVAEAENPVRVTLSPSTGNPFFLESSPVMITADSFDLAQKGKLDVMFLGPAQIDEETNINLSVIGDYENPKVRLPGGAATAFIFPLVKKAILWNLKHSKRSLVKRVDFVTGTAKFSNNKVFVVTNLGVLRYDRKDKKWYLDYVYPFTSYEQVKENTEFEVEKGYMIKIEINEKDLEFINSVDPYELRSALEIL
- the trm10 gene encoding tRNA (adenine(9)-N1)-methyltransferase Trm10; protein product: MILGKTLARYLSNELNVNSIKIINLKKFFKTGYLQSIAINMLIYNYGLSKKGDYGKFVTEEENIKILKGKGDTFTDYVILKNGEIKISEDIIPLEPQFIIDLGFYENQIEEEKVSLKEQIMLSINTIREYLSDYNLKLIHAPSSFKLEGKNKVSYIDSIPKEKAIVLNPYGDIVANEDIIRNSRVFIIGGIVDKGRRLKNATYELARKYGYEDLPQVKILLKDSIVGVPDRINKIIEIILKVISGKSLEEAIISSQSNADKLNRLVRDINKLEKLDTSTISYLKNWLKANDKILRMALKKSKFKDKL